A window of Maledivibacter sp. genomic DNA:
AATCGAAAGATTTTTGTTATTAGCTAATGCTTTTATTTCACTGTCTAGCTCACATAGATCTTCAAGATTCCTCAATATTGCAAATAGATTTATATTAGCCTTTATCAAGTCATCCTTCAATTACTTTCCCTCCTTTTTTAAATTAATTTATAAATTGCATATATATAGAGCGAGTACTCACTCTATGTATATGCCAAAAAAAAATAAACTAGAACAAATGCCAGTTTATTTTTATCTAAATATTGATAGCAACTATCAATTCAGTCCCTCATTCTATTATAAAATCTCTTTATCCACATACTCCAATACATTGTCCATGATATCCATAGCTTCTTTAAGCTCTGCCTCTTTTATTGTAAGTGGTGGAGCAATAATCAATATATTATCATGGCTGTAATTCCAAAACCCTTCACTTCTAAGTATTGAAAGAATTCTCTTCATTGTACCTTTAGAATCCTTGCCATAGGGTACTAAAGGTTCCTTTGTTCCCTTATCCTTTACAAGCTCTATGGCACTAAAAAGTCCTATACATCTAACATCTCCTACGCATCGATATTTTTCTTTCAAGTCCTCAAGAATCTCAGCTAATACTCTCCCCATTTCCCGTGAATTTTCTATTAGCTTTTCTTCCCTATAAACATCAATTGTTGCACAGGCTGCAGCACACCCCATTGGATGTCCACTATATGTTAATCCGCACCACAGCTTATTGTTATCAAAATATTTTGCTATTTCTTTACTAACTATTATTCCACCTAAGGGCACATATCCACATGTTATTCCCTTAGCAAATGAAATAATATCCGGTTTTACATTCCAGTTGTCTATAGCAAACCATTTTCCGGTCCTTCCCCAGCCTGCCATAACCTCATCACAAACCATCATAATACCATACTCATCACAAAGGTCTCTTACTCCCTGCATCCACCCCTTAGGTGGTATTAATACTCCATTACTTCCCACCACTGTTTCTTGGAATATTGCGGCGATCCTATGGGGGCCCTCAAATTCTATTTGATCCTTTAAAAGGGTAAGATAGTATTTTGTAGCCTCTTCTTCATCTTTAAACTCAATAGGCGCTCTATAGGTATATGGTCCAACAAATTTAACAAATCCTGGGATACCTGGTTCACTTGAAAATCTTCTATTCTCCCCCGTTAAATTTGCAGCTCCATATGTGGCACCATGATATGATCTGTAGGCTGAAAATATTTTATATTTCCCAGTAACCATACGAACAACCTTTATGGCATTTTCATTTGCTTCCGCTCCACCATTTGTAAAAAATACTTTACCCATATTGTCCGGTGAAACTTCAATAATCTTTCTAGCGGCTTCAGATTTGACATCTACTGCAAAGGCGGGGCCGATAAAGGGCAATTTTTCAGCTTGCCCTTTAATAGCATCTATTACCTTTTCATTGCCATGACCAATATTAACATTTACCAACTGTGAAGACATATCAAAGTATCTATTATTATCGGTATCCCAGAAGTATATACCCTTAGCTCTAGTTATCACCTTTGGATCTAATTCCCCCTGTACGCTCCATGAATGCATATTGTATTTCAAACTATCCGCTTTAATTTTTTGTCCATAATTAATACCCGCCTCAGTAATCACTATCCCCTCCTAATTTCTATAATTCATCCTACAGCAATGGTATTAGTATTATAAAACATCACTATTCCACCATACTTATTATCCTTATTCAGCAGTAGCCCCAATATCCTTTAACATTATATCCCCGAACAATTCTTCATCAGTGGGTTGAGTTGATTCAATTGGAGCAGATACCCATGTTGTATTTATTAAATGCTCCCAAGTAATATTTCCAGAAGAAATATTACCACCCCATGATCCGCAACCCAAGGTCAAGGTCATTGGCATGCCATTTGTCCAAGCCCCACTATTTGCTAGACACTGAGGCTGTCTAACCATGACACGACTTGTTCTAGTTTTATTTGCAAATTCCAATATACGATCTTCATTAAAGGAATGTATACCACAGGAATGGCCTCTTCCATGATATGAAGTTATTTCATTTACCCTATCTATTGCCTCTTGAAAATCATTGTATTTAAATAATGTTGTTACAACTGAAAGCTTTTCCCCAGAGAATGGATAATCTGATCCTACACCTGTTTCTTCTACCATGAAAAAGGTTTTTCCCTTAGGTAGATCAATCCCAGCTATGGCTGCTATTTTATGAGCAGGTTGAGCTATTATTGCTCCATTTAGATGTCCATGTATCCACATACCATTTTGAAGCTTTACTTTTTCCTCTGGACTTACGAGATATCCACCTTCATCCTGAAGATTTTGTACCATTTCACCATAAACACTTTCTTGAATAACACATGAATTTTCTGTTGAACAGCTTGTGGCAAAATCAAAGGTTTTACTACGCATAATTTTATTTGCAGCATCTTTCAAATCCGCTGTTTCATCTACAACTGTAACAGCATTTCCTTGTCCTACTCCATAGGCAGGTGTCCCAGAACTATATGCTGCTTTTACCATGCCACCGCCACCGGTTGCCAATACTAAGTCAGCCTGTTTCATCAATTCTCCACTTGTCTCCATAGTAGGTTCCTCTATGGATATAACCAAATCTTCCGGCGCTCCATATTTCCTTAAGGTCTCACGAATAATATTTACAATATATGTATTTGTTTTCTTTGTACGCGGATGTGGTGCCAGGATAATTGCATTTCTTCCTTTAATTGCAAATATTGCCTTTAAAACAGGAGTGGCCTCTGGATTTGTGCAAGGTACAAGGGCAGCAATTACGCCTACGGGTTTGGCAATCTTAAACAAAGCCCTTTCCTCATCTATATCTATAACACCTACGGACTTCTTGCCTTTCATATCACGAAGTCCGCCCCTAATCTTTGTCATAAGCTTTGCATACTTACCTTCGTAGTTTCCTAATTTTGATTCCTCCACAGCAAGCTTTGCAATATCCTGTGCGGGTCCGTCCTTTACTATATCCCATGCAATAGCTGTCACTAATTCATCTACTCTTTCTTGAGTATAATCATCTGCTATTTCTTGTGCCTTTCTAGCCCTTTCCATTAGTGATGCAACATACTCTCTTGCTTCTTTGTTGATCTCCATAGTCATAATAATACCTCCTTTTAAATTATTATTAAGTTATATGCTTTTAATTTAGATATATACAGAGAGTTCCAAGTAAGTCTTAATTTATACAGATAGAAATATCTTAGGTTTCTGGATATTTTTGATATGCATAAATCAAAATTTTGATTGGAATCTCTATAGAACTCAATAATAA
This region includes:
- a CDS encoding aldehyde dehydrogenase family protein, whose amino-acid sequence is MTMEINKEAREYVASLMERARKAQEIADDYTQERVDELVTAIAWDIVKDGPAQDIAKLAVEESKLGNYEGKYAKLMTKIRGGLRDMKGKKSVGVIDIDEERALFKIAKPVGVIAALVPCTNPEATPVLKAIFAIKGRNAIILAPHPRTKKTNTYIVNIIRETLRKYGAPEDLVISIEEPTMETSGELMKQADLVLATGGGGMVKAAYSSGTPAYGVGQGNAVTVVDETADLKDAANKIMRSKTFDFATSCSTENSCVIQESVYGEMVQNLQDEGGYLVSPEEKVKLQNGMWIHGHLNGAIIAQPAHKIAAIAGIDLPKGKTFFMVEETGVGSDYPFSGEKLSVVTTLFKYNDFQEAIDRVNEITSYHGRGHSCGIHSFNEDRILEFANKTRTSRVMVRQPQCLANSGAWTNGMPMTLTLGCGSWGGNISSGNITWEHLINTTWVSAPIESTQPTDEELFGDIMLKDIGATAE
- a CDS encoding aminotransferase class III-fold pyridoxal phosphate-dependent enzyme, encoding MITEAGINYGQKIKADSLKYNMHSWSVQGELDPKVITRAKGIYFWDTDNNRYFDMSSQLVNVNIGHGNEKVIDAIKGQAEKLPFIGPAFAVDVKSEAARKIIEVSPDNMGKVFFTNGGAEANENAIKVVRMVTGKYKIFSAYRSYHGATYGAANLTGENRRFSSEPGIPGFVKFVGPYTYRAPIEFKDEEEATKYYLTLLKDQIEFEGPHRIAAIFQETVVGSNGVLIPPKGWMQGVRDLCDEYGIMMVCDEVMAGWGRTGKWFAIDNWNVKPDIISFAKGITCGYVPLGGIIVSKEIAKYFDNNKLWCGLTYSGHPMGCAAACATIDVYREEKLIENSREMGRVLAEILEDLKEKYRCVGDVRCIGLFSAIELVKDKGTKEPLVPYGKDSKGTMKRILSILRSEGFWNYSHDNILIIAPPLTIKEAELKEAMDIMDNVLEYVDKEIL